In a genomic window of Brettanomyces nanus chromosome 1, complete sequence:
- the LYS4 gene encoding mitochondrial Homoaconitase (BUSCO:EOG09340OT0), translating into MLNFRRIPVWTQDFRRHLSSTGALFRGQNVIEKIVQDYSVDLPKGKLVHSGDYVTIKPAYVMTHDNSWPVAMKFMGLGAKKVHNNRQIVNALDHDVQNKSEKNLTKYRNIEYFAHEQGIDFYPAGRGIGHQIMIEEGYAFPGTLTVASDSHSNTYGGIGALGTPIVRTDAAAVWATGQTWWKVPPVAKVELKGKLPKGATGKDVIVALCGLFNHDEVLNHALEFTGDHMDQLPVDYRLTIANMTTEWGALSGVFPIDKTLLEFYKGRLARLGHNHPRITKERLDKLASSYVKADVDAYYDKTLTIDLSTVEPCVSGPNSVKIGNPVSKLSSHNIKVDKAYLVSCTNSRLSDIIAAAAIVEGHKVAPGVKFYVAAASSEIQKDAEKAGAWQTLLDAGAIPLPAGCGPCIGLGVGLLEPGEVGISATNRNFKGRMGSPDALAYLASPEVVAASAVMGKISSPVEVLGKPCPEANTVKTTIKKNEKDEDEDAVEEIDEPASGKVLEGFPENISGEIVLLDADNINTDGIYPGKYTYQDDVSRETMAKVCMQNYDLEFGNKTKAGDILVAGYNFGTGSSREQAATAILARDMPMVIAGSFNNTFSRNAINNALLTLQIPELIEKLRLTFANEEKIPTRRTGWRFNWDVPKSVVTVVDSKNTVVLKQKVSEVGRNLQAIIVQGGLEGWVKSYLNKA; encoded by the coding sequence ATGCTTAATTTCCGTCGAATTCCTGTCTGGACACAGGATTTCAGAAGACATTTATCGTCTACTGGTGCTCTTTTCAGAGGACAAAACGTCATTGAGAAAATTGTTCAGGACTACTCAGTCGATCTACCCAAGGGTAAATTGGTTCATTCCGGTGATTATGTTACTATCAAACCAGCATATGTGATGACTCACGATAACTCTTGGCCTGTTGCCATGAAATTTATGGGATTGGGGGCAAAGAAAGTCCACAACAATCGTCAGATCGTCAATGCATTGGATCATGACGTGCAGAACAAGTCTGAAAAGAACCTCACCAAGTATAGAAATATTGAGTACTTTGCTCATGAACAAGGCATAGATTTCTATCCCGCAGGTCGTGGTATTGGGCATCAGATCatgattgaagaaggatatgCATTCCCTGGTACTTTAACAGTGGCATCGGACTCTCATTCCAATACTTATGGTGGTATAGGTGCTCTTGGTACTCCTATTGTTCGTACGGACGCAGCAGCAGTTTGGGCCACTGGACAAACTTGGTGGAAAGTTCCTCCGGTTGCCAAAGTCGAATTAAAAGGCAAGCTACCTAAAGGTGCCACAGGCAAAGATGTCATTGTGGCACTTTGTGGACTCTTTAATCATGATGAGGTATTAAACCATGCTCTAGAATTTACTGGAGATCATATGGACCAGTTACCTGTTGATTATAGACTTACTATAGCAAACATGACAACTGAATGGGGTGCATTATCTGGCGTGTTCCCTATAGACAAAACATTACTCGAATTCTATAAGGGTAGACTTGCCAGATTGGGTCATAATCATCCTCGAATAACCAAGGAACGTCTTGATAAGCTAGCTTCCAGTTACGTAAAGGCTGATGTCGATGCATACTACGATAAAACACTTACCATTGATCTATCGACAGTAGAGCCATGTGTTTCTGGTCCCAACTCTGTCAAAATCGGTAACCCAGTGTCAAAGCTCTCATCTCATAACATCAAGGTCGATAAAGCCTATTTGGTTTCTTGTACCAATTCTCGTTTGAGTGATATTATAGCTGCCGCTGCCATTGTTGAGGGTCATAAAGTTGCTCCTGGAGTGAAGTTTTACGTTGCTGCCGCCTCTTCTGAGATCCAGAAGGATGCCGAAAAAGCTGGTGCATGGCAGACACTTTTGGATGCTGGTGCTATACCATTACCTGCCGGTTGCGGCCCTTGTATTGGTCTAGGTGTCGGTTTACTTGAGCCAGGAGAGGTTGGAATCTCAGCCACGAACCGTAACTTCAAGGGAAGAATGGGCTCTCCAGATGCTTTGGCTTATTTGGCCTCTCCAGAGGTCGTCGCAGCATCTGCTGTCATGGGCAAGATATCTTCACCGGTGGAAGTACTTGGTAAACCATGTCCAGAAGCTAACACGGTAAAAACGACAATTAAAAAGAAcgagaaggatgaagatgaagatgctgttgaggagattgatgagcCGGCCTCGGGTaaagttcttgaaggaTTCCCAGAGAATATATCAGGAGAAATCGTGCTATTGGATGCAGATAACATTAATACCGACGGTATATATCCTGGTAAATATACATATCAGGACGATGTTTCAAGAGAGACAATGGCCAAAGTTTGCATGCAGAACTATGACcttgaatttggaaataAAACCAAGGCCGGTGACATCTTAGTAGCTGGATATAACTTTGGTACTGGTTCTTCTCGTGAACAGGCAGCTACAGCCATATTGGCTAGAGATATGCCCATGGTTATTGCTGGATCATTTAACAACACGTTCAGTAGGAACGCCATTAACAATGCCCTTCTCACGTTACAGATTCCGGAGTTGATTGAGAAATTAAGGCTGACATTTGccaatgaagagaaaattcCAACCAGAAGAACAGGCTGGAGGTTTAATTGGGATGTTCCAAAGTCTGTGGTTACTGTGGTAGACAGTAAGAATACAGTTGTCCTCAAGCAGAAGGTGAGTGAAGTTGGCCGTAATTTGCAGGCCATCATTGTCCAGGGAGGATTAGAAGGATGGGTGAAGAGTTATTTGAACAAAGCATGA
- the NHP2 gene encoding snoRNA-binding protein (BUSCO:EOG09344DUY), which produces MGKEADENYDKRLPALVPFAKPLASKKLNKKILKTVKRASKCKHVKRGVKEVVKALRKGDKGLVIIAGDISPMDVISHIPVLCEDNDVPYIFIPSKQDLGSAGATKRPTSCVMVVPGGGKNKSKSASKESDTYKEGFDEIVKETKA; this is translated from the coding sequence ATGGGTAAAGAAGCAGACGAAAACTACGACAAGAGACTTCCGGCGTTGGTCCCATTCGCTAAGCCTCTCGCTTCCAAAAAATTAAACAAGAAAATCCTGAAGACGGTGAAAAGAGCGTCAAAGTGTAAGCATGTTAAGAGAGGAGTGAAAGAGGTTGTTAAAGCTCTCAGAAAGGGCGATAAAGGTCTCGTTATAATTGCAGGGGACATTTCCCCCATGGATGTGATCTCCCATATACCCGTTCTTTGTGAAGATAACGATGTTCCATATATCTTTATTCCATCTAAGCAGGATTTAGGTTCTGCTGGTGCTACCAAGAGACCTACGTCGTGTGTGATGGTCGTTCCAGGAGGAGGAAAGAATAAGAGCAAGAGTGCATCTAAGGAGAGTGATACCTATAAGGAGggatttgatgagattgtGAAGGAGACCAAGGCATAA
- a CDS encoding uncharacterized protein (BUSCO:EOG09344T79) — MSTKSFISLIKELQEFSMASFRRRSKDVAKKENALLIYKRMQFKKAGEQLTPEQDKQLVKSVKARFGAQAPKSDTALLQFLNQNDLAPGYKRHLDDITLFLKSQRVYMELLERYNPGISMAQKDKVEKTAHRVGLQVPE, encoded by the coding sequence ATGTCTACCAAATCATTCATAAGCCTAATCAAGGAGTTACAGGAATTCTCCATGGCCAGTTTTAGGCGGCGATCAAAGGATGTGgctaagaaagaaaatgctTTACTTATCTACAAGAGAATGCAGTTCAAAAAGGCTGGAGAGCAACTCACACCGGAACAAGATAAGCAGTTGGTGAAATCTGTGAAGGCTCGATTTGGAGCACAGGCACCTAAATCCGATACAGCGTTACTACAATTCTTGAATCAGAACGATTTGGCACCGGGGTATAAGCGTCATTTGGATGACATAACGCTGTTCCTCAAGTCGCAGAGAGTTTATATGGAGTTGTTGGAGAGATACAATCCGGGAATTAGTATGGCTCAGAAAGACAAGGTCGAGAAGACTGCCCATAGAGTTGGATTACAAGTTCCTGAGTGA
- a CDS encoding uncharacterized protein (BUSCO:EOG09342G0Y): MSFNSRRTFSTTAAAFKVGCAMVKPVHHKVKIRKKFLSPRFPELKIDPSDIRSPKYKPYLTQPDRVKDYYHNTLKSDLLLVGYRHDQVKVEGVKRRQWDMTSPYHLNRPLRKPRGQVVPSPDIQPRDWRNVPQFETITLNCWVKEAKLKPQMAIAGSLQLQQMTGCKTKPIYAKTNVPTWKVRPGMKMGAKVTLAGKYASQFLTTLTEIVLPRIRDFKGISNKAGDRYGNIAFGLQPEHIKFFPEIENNQDSWPQTFGVDITLHTSAQTDADARILLSALGIPFAGTERVPKNLLNDVKESTIDSNVEDVKSVETVKAVKASEPVS; this comes from the coding sequence ATGTCATTTAACTCTCGACGTACTTTCTCTACTACGGCAGCAGCTTTTAAAGTTGGCTGTGCCATGGTGAAGCCAGTGCATCATAAGGTGAAAAttagaaagaagtttttgTCACCTAGGTTTCCTGAGCTTAAAATTGATCCAAGTGACATCAGGTCTCCCAAGTATAAGCCATATTTGACCCAGCCAGATAGAGTTAAAGATTATTATCACAATACTTTGAAGTCGGATCTTCTACTTGTTGGTTATAGGCATGATCAGGTGAAAGTGGAAGGTGTTAAGAGAAGACAGTGGGATATGACGTCTCCGTACCACTTAAACAGACCACTAAGAAAGCCAAGAGGTCAGGTGGTTCCATCTCCAGATATTCAACCACGTGACTGGAGAAATGTGCCTCAGTTTGAGACTATCACGTTGAATTGCTGGGTGAAAGAGGCCAAGCTCAAACCACAAATGGCCATAGCTGGCTCCTTACAGTTACAGCAAATGACTGGTTGTAAGACCAAACCTATTTATGCTAAAACCAATGTCCCAACGTGGAAGGTCCGTCCAGGAATGAAAATGGGTGCCAAAGTGACATTGGCTGGTAAATACGCTTCTCAGTTCTTGACTACATTGACAGAGATCGTTCTACCTAGAATAAGAGACTTTAAAGGTATCTCCAATAAAGCAGGTGATAGATATGGTAACATTGCCTTTGGTTTACAGCCAGAGCATATCAAATTCTTCCCTGAGATTGAAAACAACCAGGACTCTTGGCCCCAGACTTTTGGTGTCGATATCACATTACATACCAGTGCTCAAACTGATGCTGATGCACGTATCTTACTTAGCGCGCTGGGTATTCCATTCGCTGGTACCGAGAGGGTTCCTAAGAATCTACTAAATGACGTCAAGGAGTCCACCATTGATTCAAATGTTGAGGATGTAAAGTCTGTGGAGACTGTAAAGGCCGTCAAGGCTTCTGAGCCGGTCTCTTAA
- a CDS encoding uncharacterized protein (BUSCO:EOG09343ESK) — protein MQEIDPNYDSLSEDDLIDTKEDGSSASSTKSGSEEIVNVDNLSQYLGKLGLENRFQMASKMTKVTKKINVDDYTGNENDEQAVIVSKPRRKIQIELPGMSYELGFNRIKNRMKDRMIRKAQRIDNLIKEEKERRKLDEERRKQEEEKRRQEEARRRQEEERRRQEEARKRQEEEEEKERRRKHEELEKSEEEKKKQEVERMRKQESKKVEEQEQQQRLENEERLRRQKEEEMKRKIEESRKKKTYTDSGSITEEFMKYRKDIEDIKQQVVEPVEKNAELKKHINMQRRRINPKFGQLTSSLSQLDRITTQLQQLISQTKANEAAFKWILNFVAKAIIHQAEAEVGVKPHTSLALGSLALDLLLMFPELKYYLMARFVKKCPLVIGYTCNIDTEEGRVRMGWRKSDGSRWEDEARYNERLEGICTLYSVMTRLELGPRYKGYNSQTTKHPLPIAKSWIMLSRIANIQMGLITNVHFVLVGSWWDACAAQFLRAYGKQAKKLLQLLWNDWTSVFSDRKFSGAARLRLLGEELSSGTIDEFPPMDS, from the exons ATGC AGGAGATTGATCCAAACTATGACTCATtatctgaagatgatttgattgataCAAAAGAGGATGGATCGTCAGCAAGTTCTACAAAATCAGGGTCCGAAGAGATTGTCAATGTTGATAATTTAAGCCAATATTTAGGGAAGTTAGGGTTGGAGAATCGATTTCAGATGGCGTCCAAGATGACAAAGGTtacaaagaagatcaatgtAGATGATTATACTGGaaatgagaatgatgaaCAGGCAGTTATAGTATCgaaaccaagaagaaagattcaAATTGAACTACCAGGAATGTCATACGAGCTTGGTTTTAACAGGATAAAAAATCGGATGAAAGATCGAATGATAAGAAAGGCACAGAGAATTGATAATCTAattaaagaggagaaggaaagaaggaagctagatgaagaaagaaggaagcaagaagaagagaaaagaagacaagaagaagcaagaagaagacaagaagaagaaagaagaagacaagaggaagcaagaaaaagacaagaggaagaagaagaaaaagagagaagaagaaaacatgaagaacttgaaaaatcagaagaagaaaagaagaaacaagaagtAGAGAGAATGAGGAAGCAAGAGTCaaagaaggttgaagaacaagagcAGCAACAGCGACTAGAGAACGAAGAAAGACTACGaagacagaaagaagaagaaatgaaaagaaaaattgaagaaagtaggaagaagaagacgtACACTGATTCTGGTTCCATTACTGAAGAGTTCATGAAgtatagaaaagatattgaggatATTAAACAGCAGGTAGTGGAACctgttgagaagaatgCCGAGTTAAAGAAACATATCAATATGCAGAGGAGGAGGATTAATCCTaaatttggccaattgaCGAGTAGTCTATCTCAATTGGACAGAATAACGACCCAGTTGCAGCAACTAATAAGCCAAACTAAAGCGAACGAAGCTGCGTTTAAATGGATACTTAATTTTGTGGCTAAGGCTATCATTCATCAGGCAGAAGCTGAGGTTGGGGTCAAACCACATACCAGTTTGGCTCTAGGTTCACTGGCATTGGATCTTTTACTTATGTTTCCAGAATTGAAGTACTACTTGATGGCTCGTTTCGTGAAAAAATGCCCACTAGTCATTGGATACACCTGTAATATTgatacagaagaaggaagagttCGTATGGGATGGAGAAAAAGCGATGGTAGCCGCTGGGAGGATGAAGCAAGATATAACGAACGTCTTGAAGGTATCTGTACGCTTTATTCTGTGATGACAAGACTAGAACTTGGTCCAAGATATAAAGGATACAATTCTCAGACCACCAAACATCCATTACCGATAGCAAAGAGTTGGATTATGCTCAGTAGAATAGCCAATATTCAAATGGGCCTTATCACCAATGTTCATTTTGTTTTGGTGGGAAGTTGGTGGGACGCATGTGCCGCACAATTCTTAAGAGCATATGGAAAGCAAGCCAAAAAACTATTACAGTTGTTGTGGAACGACTGGACTTCTGTTTTTAGTGATAGAAAGTTTTCTGGAGCAGCTAGATTGAGACTATTGGGTGAGGAACTGAGTAGTGGGACCATTGACGAGTTCCCACCAATGGATTCATAG
- a CDS encoding uncharacterized protein (EggNog:ENOG41), with translation MHFCIRIVSLFQSVIICLLSLGIIGNQYLKEDHIFSVIPYSEFYASMALGYFIFDAIISLYYLHYFGLGFAIHGLVSLVVTYLALDYGFIHYYSAAFLLFELSTPFLDIRWFGLKFGTEVFPAWFQLANNVVLIVVFFCARIVWGWYQFGYLLVDFYKAYTDPRFPVFGAFLIIVSNLTLDALNVYWFGKMVTVAIGIIKKKTL, from the exons ATGC ATTTCTGTATTAGAATCGTCTCGTTGTTCCAATCTGTAATCATTTGTCTCTTGAGTCTCGGAATCATAGGTAACCAGTACTTAAAGGAAGATCACATCTTCTCCGTTATTCCCTATAGTGAGTTCTATGCCTCTATGGCTTTGGGCTACTTCATCTTTGATGCGATTATTTCTCTCTATTACTTACATTACTTCGGTCTAGGTTTTGCCATTCATGGTTTGGTCAGTCTTGTAGTCACTTACTTGGCATTGGATTATGGTTTCATTCACTACTACTCGGCAGCTTTTCTATTGTTTGAATTGTCCACTCCATTCTTGGACATTCGTTGGTTCGGACTAAAGTTTGGAACTGAAGTATTCCCCGCTTGGTTtcaattggccaataatGTGGTTCTTATcgttgtcttcttctgtgcAAGAATTGTTTGGGGTTGGTACCAATTTGGCTATCTTCTAGTTGATTTCTATAAAGCCTACACAGATCCAAGGTTCCCAGTATTTGGTGCATTTTTAATCATCGTCAGTAACCTCACATTGGATGCACTTAACGTTTATTGGTTCGGTAAAATGGTTACAGTGGCCATCGGCATCATTAAGAAAAAGACACTTTAG